From a single Nematostella vectensis chromosome 3, jaNemVect1.1, whole genome shotgun sequence genomic region:
- the LOC5513622 gene encoding uncharacterized protein LOC5513622, translating into MAEAVPELKRDSTMTVTAKEGEAFLEAQGKLHDDAKTRAQQKELDAEPNGEEKNETPTKLERTTTMQATAKEGSEIIGDEDLGKTRSETENKNEDSEANGDENGHNEASEEKPALKRDGTMAVTAAEGAEILGDHDTEAGTRAEAKAVKAAIEESVEQNGQAEDEEKPDLKRKSTMKATLEDGEEFLKRKKESNGTKQEATA; encoded by the exons ATGGCAGAAGCAGTACCAGAACTGAAGAGGGACTCCACCATGACAGTAACCGCAAAG GAGGGAGAAGCTTTTCTTGAAGCACAAGGAAAACTTCACGACGACGCTAAAACCAGGGCACAGCAAAAAGAGCTCGACGCCGAACCAAACGGCGAAGAAAAAAACGAAACTCCAACCAAACTAGAGCGAACAACAACCATGCAAGCGACCGCCAAA GAGGGAAGTGAAATCATTGGAGACGAAGATCTCGGCAAAACAAGATCCGAAACCGAAAATAAAAACGAAGATTCAGAGGCAAACGGTGACGAAAATGGCCACAACGAAGCAAGCGAAGAAAAGCCTGCACTGAAGCGAGACGGGACTATGGCGGTTACAGCAGCT GAAGGGGCCGAGATTTTAGGCGACCATGATACCGAAGCCGGTACACGTGCTGAGGCAAAGGCCGTCAAAGCCGCAATCGAAGAAAGCGTCGAGCAGAACGGGCAAGCGGAAGACGAGGAAAAACCAGACCTCAAACGAAAATCAACCATGAAAGCCACCCTAGAG GATGGTGAGGAATTCCTCAAGCGCAAGAAGGAAAGCAATGGCACTAAACAAGAAGCGACAGCCTAA